One Methylosarcina fibrata AML-C10 DNA segment encodes these proteins:
- a CDS encoding MinD/ParA family protein, giving the protein MNRAKPVRVIAVASGKGGVGKTTVSVNVAVALARMGLRVALLDADMGLANVDILLGIYPKFNLAHVLSGERTLDEIMLDGPCGLKVIPGASGIQKMSELSTIEQAALIRAFSEIDQEMDILIVDTAAGISASVINFVRACQEIKVVICDEPTSLTDAYAFIKLLYKDYGIWEFDVIANMVPTIRQGKKLFEKLRKVTDYYLDVNLQFAGAVPYDLNLRKSVQQQSPVVLEYPESEVSLAIQAIAERIDAMPLKSQTGGYLEFFIERMIRYNSQERLL; this is encoded by the coding sequence ATGAACAGAGCCAAACCCGTTCGAGTCATTGCTGTTGCAAGCGGAAAAGGAGGCGTGGGTAAAACCACCGTATCTGTCAATGTGGCCGTTGCCCTGGCCAGAATGGGTCTGCGCGTGGCGCTGCTGGATGCCGATATGGGACTGGCTAACGTCGACATCCTGTTGGGAATTTACCCCAAATTCAACCTTGCGCACGTGTTGTCGGGAGAGAGAACCCTGGACGAGATCATGCTGGACGGTCCCTGTGGATTGAAGGTCATTCCGGGAGCCTCGGGAATTCAGAAAATGTCCGAACTTTCAACGATCGAACAAGCGGCGTTGATCCGGGCTTTTAGCGAAATCGACCAGGAGATGGATATTCTGATCGTGGATACGGCGGCCGGAATTTCCGCCAGCGTAATCAACTTTGTTCGCGCCTGTCAGGAAATCAAGGTGGTGATTTGTGATGAGCCGACCTCATTGACCGATGCCTACGCGTTCATCAAGCTGTTATATAAAGATTACGGGATCTGGGAATTTGACGTGATTGCCAATATGGTGCCGACCATCCGGCAAGGGAAGAAATTGTTCGAGAAACTGCGCAAAGTCACCGATTATTATCTGGACGTCAACCTGCAATTCGCAGGAGCCGTTCCGTACGATCTCAATTTGCGCAAATCGGTTCAGCAGCAGAGCCCGGTCGTTTTGGAATATCCTGAAAGCGAGGTTTCGCTGGCCATACAAGCCATAGCCGAAAGAATCGACGCCATGCCGCTGAAATCCCAGACGGGAGGATATCTTGAGTTTTTTATCGAGCGGATGATCCGGTACAACTCCCAGGAGCGCCTCTTATGA
- a CDS encoding RNA polymerase sigma factor FliA, which produces MSRVAMYSSIQKGDTDERILQYASLVKRIAYHLLNRLADSVQVDDLIQAGMLGLLEAIKNYDSTQGASFETYAGIRIRGSMLDEVRRSDWTPRSVHKKWRSVTEAIRTIENQTGRAARASEIADYLGIDHDEYHRILDDASSCRLFSVEELAEAGDHYLDEATNFVEEPIAGLGRESLRNAVAQAIKGLPEREQLILSLYYEEELNLREIGEVLNISESRVSQICSQAILRLRARLSGWMEQK; this is translated from the coding sequence ATGAGCAGAGTGGCCATGTACAGTTCCATTCAGAAAGGAGACACGGATGAACGCATCCTGCAATATGCCTCTCTGGTCAAACGGATCGCCTACCATTTATTGAACAGGCTGGCGGATTCGGTCCAGGTCGACGATTTGATTCAAGCCGGCATGCTGGGTCTACTGGAGGCCATTAAAAATTACGATTCCACGCAGGGAGCCAGTTTCGAGACTTATGCCGGCATTCGTATCCGTGGTTCCATGCTTGATGAAGTCAGGCGTTCCGATTGGACTCCCCGTTCGGTGCATAAAAAATGGCGAAGTGTCACGGAAGCCATTCGAACAATCGAAAATCAAACAGGACGGGCCGCCCGTGCTTCGGAGATCGCCGACTATCTGGGCATCGATCATGACGAATATCACCGCATTCTTGACGATGCCAGCAGTTGCCGTTTATTCAGTGTCGAAGAATTGGCCGAAGCAGGAGATCACTATCTCGATGAAGCGACGAATTTTGTCGAAGAACCCATTGCCGGCCTGGGCCGTGAAAGCCTGAGAAACGCTGTGGCCCAGGCGATTAAAGGGTTGCCTGAACGCGAACAGCTCATTTTGTCGCTTTATTACGAGGAAGAACTCAATTTGCGGGAGATTGGAGAAGTCTTGAATATAAGCGAATCGCGGGTGAGCCAAATCTGTTCGCAGGCGATTTTAAGATTACGGGCGAGATTAAGTGGATGGATGGAACAAAAATAG
- a CDS encoding DUF2802 domain-containing protein, translated as MTQIFLIALAHAVVTIVVALVWLVRAYLKLKGDYRVLFDNVRGNAQDIAGLYASLVASENRLASAEEQLQALSSRASVVQSVDEQSPDPYSSIIHRVRNGATVDDLMRECNLCRDEAVLLIRLHGSDRRS; from the coding sequence ATGACTCAAATTTTTCTGATTGCCCTTGCCCATGCCGTCGTAACGATTGTCGTCGCGCTCGTCTGGCTCGTGCGGGCTTACCTCAAGCTTAAGGGTGATTATCGGGTATTGTTCGACAACGTGCGAGGCAACGCTCAGGACATTGCCGGCTTGTATGCGTCCTTGGTGGCGTCGGAGAACCGTCTGGCGTCGGCTGAAGAGCAATTGCAGGCATTATCCTCGCGGGCTTCCGTAGTTCAATCCGTCGACGAACAATCGCCGGATCCTTACAGCTCGATCATACACAGAGTGCGCAACGGCGCGACTGTTGACGACTTAATGCGCGAATGCAACTTATGCCGGGATGAGGCCGTCTTATTAATCCGCTTACATGGTTCGGATAGACGTAGCTGA
- a CDS encoding response regulator, which produces MPDSVRTYHFIDLVSGTTMELTNEQLQNKILIVDDALSMRSMTKAVLRDAGFAHVFDVPDGQEALKLMKRIKVNLVVCDWNMPGMSGLDLFKAVKEDPKLAGTPFIMLTSSSEGSKVKEAIEAGITAYIIKPYKPADLLKKIGSMLS; this is translated from the coding sequence TTGCCTGATTCTGTTAGGACTTATCACTTCATAGATCTCGTTTCTGGAACTACAATGGAATTAACCAACGAACAACTACAAAATAAAATCCTGATCGTCGACGATGCCTTATCCATGCGCAGTATGACCAAGGCTGTTTTGCGAGATGCCGGATTCGCTCATGTCTTCGATGTACCGGACGGTCAGGAAGCGCTTAAACTGATGAAAAGAATAAAGGTTAATCTCGTGGTTTGCGACTGGAACATGCCCGGGATGAGCGGACTGGATTTGTTCAAAGCGGTCAAAGAAGACCCCAAACTGGCGGGAACTCCTTTCATTATGCTGACGTCTTCATCGGAAGGCAGCAAGGTTAAGGAAGCGATTGAGGCAGGCATCACCGCTTATATAATAAAACCTTATAAACCCGCCGATTTATTGAAGAAAATTGGCAGCATGCTGTCTTGA
- a CDS encoding response regulator: MASILAVDDSASMRKMVAFTLKGAGYEVEEAVDGVDALTKAQFKQFDCIVTDVNMPNKDGITLIRDLRSLPDYKYIPMLMLTTESGLEKKQQGKAAGATGWIVKPFNPEQLLRTLKKVLG; the protein is encoded by the coding sequence ATGGCAAGTATTCTTGCGGTTGACGATTCAGCTTCGATGAGAAAAATGGTGGCCTTTACATTAAAAGGTGCCGGCTATGAGGTTGAAGAAGCGGTAGATGGAGTCGATGCTTTGACCAAAGCCCAGTTCAAACAGTTCGATTGCATAGTTACCGACGTCAATATGCCGAATAAGGACGGTATCACCTTGATCCGGGATTTGCGGTCATTACCCGATTACAAATACATACCGATGCTGATGCTGACCACCGAGTCCGGATTGGAAAAAAAACAGCAGGGAAAAGCCGCCGGCGCTACAGGTTGGATCGTCAAGCCTTTCAATCCTGAGCAATTATTAAGAACTCTAAAAAAGGTTCTCGGGTAA